In Engraulis encrasicolus isolate BLACKSEA-1 chromosome 2, IST_EnEncr_1.0, whole genome shotgun sequence, the sequence cacacacacacacacacacacacacacacacacgattcaaacagtggtctcacataaaccacacagcagtaatgtggacaaacagcagcatcacggctgagagagctggagagcagagcagaggagaggagagtagtggagaggagagaagaggagaggagaggagaggaggagaggggagaggagaggagaggagaggagagaggaggagaggagaagagaggagaggagaggagaggagaggagaggagaggagaagagaggggaggagaggagaggagaagagaggggaggagaggagaggagaggagaggagaagagagaagaggagaggagaggagaagagagaagaggaggagaagagagaagaggagaggagaagagggaagaggagaggagaggagaggagatgggaaaagagaggagaggagaggagaggagatgggaaaagagaggagaggagaggagaggagaggagaggagaggaggaggggagagtagtgaagagtgtacgctccttcacagcccactgctctcacacacacaggattcaaacagtggtctcacataaaccacatcacggcggatgctcaatggaagacacacacacacacacacacacacacacaggattcaaaacatggtgtcatatagaccgctgagcaccacggcgaacaaactggtgtgatagcgtttgtgataagcaccggattctcgtgcaaatgtaggcctacatctacttgtacgaggctatggcaaacgatgtgggacaaaggtgtggcaggaagcgaatgtcaacatttaaacatagattactacacaagcttcgatatggtcaccaaatattttgggactgtcctttatgttatgcctacactttggaattagatcagagtcttgtagttacacgggtatatttgatttacctcaacggcaccctgtagcctactcaactttacaaacagttacagggcacatgagaatcctgttcagatcacaaaagctaccaccacaccagagagaatcacggcggattctctatctccccacgggtctcacaaacacaggcttcacacacataggaaacactgatcttacctttcatctcgtacatcaggtccatgcgccgctcttttccactttggcgttgcgcatgctaacgttgctttagcctgtgctgtccatccaaagccacatctattcgagacgccccaaacgtccaaagcaatttggcattgaatatgaatatgagtagccgcgaggatttgtgtttcgtgaggctccttagtccttagtaaattgttaagtcgtacaattccatgcgaatggtcttccacacattctcgccggttgcaaacgggacacaggggaaacaaaaatagtttctgttgtagaactcactttgaaatgatcgggtagttataaccttctgaccacctgcagtagcaaacccttcagctctgtcggtcctccattctttatcgcatattttcctcttggaaatccaactttgagaatgctcttagtttcgttatgaaatccacttgtagcagacaaagtgaacaagctagctaacaacaccgactggctgtgaacttcagattcgctatgacgtaactggccagcaatactctcaatgccagaaggagtctgcggccaggctactcctcgcctcaccattgtatatttcagtgggcgttatgccaaagcgttcagagtaaagaaatgataatcacacgtagaaaatagtagaacattatcaggaattgagggcacaccatacatacttctattaagtgtataaaaacgtttaatacaatattaccaggttgctttcacagaacgagcaaaatggcgcatgcgctgaagcttgttaaggagggattgcgcaatccggggtgaggccagttcagagttgccccaaattcaccgtattcggagcaatttgacatgaaatgggcaaatattattattttggccacggaaatgattgaaaatgagtgaaactgtttaaatactgctcaaatggtagttatggtgcagatgctcgaaaacaatagatgttattgttattattattcacgtttactgcagctcatcattctcagatctggctggtgaggccgtgcctcccctgccgtattggagtgcacgtgcctggtataacctataagcaaattatcattaaatGATGACACAGTCTTGCATTGAAAATAATTTAGAGGAGGATCATTCATCAGCAGCTAAAAACAATTTTGAGTTACAGTACTGGCATGATAAGAACTTGAATTTAGTCAACTGGATGATAAATGTCAGCTTGGGgacattttgtttgtgaactgtCTGAACTTTTTAGAGGCTCTTGAGTTAGGCCTGCACCCATCCTTGGACAATTTTCTTTGGTTACAGCACCATTGgatgacaacacccccccccttttttctctctctctctttgtccactattccctgacttcatgttatgaggatgacgctttgtttgtttgtttgttttatgttttttttgtttattaaaaacctaataaaaagttatCACAAAAAAATGATACATCAATTCTGTCACTCTTTTAAATTATCCAAAAATATTATTCATCCTGATGCCAGACAGGAGCAgcacccctccactccacccccccccccccccccccccccaagacacagacacattcgTTTCGCCATCATCACAGCACAAGTTTGAGTTTGCTATTTAGATTTCTCTTTTATTTCATTATATTCTGTGCAAAGTAACAATGAGACAATAATGTACATATGTTCATATTGATCATCAAGTATTCCATCTTCTGCCGATACAACGGAAGATATTAATACAAATATCAATGCACTTTACAATGTATTGACTTTATCTACAGTAGAGTACAGACGTCAGACATTATGTGTCGGAGAAATTAGATTTGACTATTTTAATGTACATTATCTTGGTTAGTAGAAGATTTTGGTTAGTAGTGTGTAGAGACGTTCAGTTAGATAATATCCCTAACGCTCCTGACATTACCATCATTGATGAAACAAATAGAACCGTGACCACTGTGGAAATAGGCTGCTCTTTTGatttacagttgtgctcatatgtttacataccccagcagaataaacgctttcttcgcgatttctcacaaaatatgaaggattacacaaaaccttttttttcactcattgctagtgactagctaaagatatttattagcaatattctgtgtttactctttcaaaagcatgatcacaacccaaactacccaaatgaccctgttcaaaagtttacataccctagttgctaatgctgaatatggccctgtttaacatcagggaccgctctaaaatgtttgtggtagttgtggataaggctcttaatgttctcagatgacagaacagcacattcttcctggcagaatggttgtttcctataatatttttgggtgtcttgctggaacctcacatttgaggtttcccctgaatggctcaatgatgttgagatcaggagagtgagacggtcgctcaaaaacttcattttattctttctgaagctagtgacgggttgatttggctttctgtgttgaaatattgtcatgttggcatgtccaaacaatggaccatgtgcagcttcaaggctgatgtgtgtcaagtttcctccagtatttttcacagggcaatgtattcatcattctgcgagtatggatcaaaagtataatgcatttgtaactcaaatgtccccatgaaatcagtggtccatgaccatgtttcacagaagggtatggtgtaactttcatcataggctccattgactgttctccaaatggtactgttaatagtggcctaaaaaagttccatattgatctcatttttccaaatgactttatcacaggcattttgatgcttctcactgtgctatttggtgtatcatatgcaaaataacatgtttgcatttttgtggtaatggctttctcctggcaacccccaacagcccatctttcctcaagtgccaacattttttcatgttgtcctatatttcacctgaagttattttttggttgtcctatgcctcctgaacaatttcccttgcaatgatcattgcaatgcaatgattcccttgcccattggcttgattccaaccaaactcctcatattgcatttctgaattgaaattccaacggtgccaacatgacaatatttcgacacagaaagccaaatcaacccgtcattagcttcagaaagaataaaatgaaggtttttgagcgaccatctcactctcctgatctcaacatcattgagccactcaggggaaacctcaaatgtgaggttccagcaagacacccaaagatattataggaaacaaccattctgcctggaagatgtgctgttctgtcatctgagaacattaagatccttatccacaactaccacaaacaatttagagcggtccctgatgttaaacagggcaatattcagcatcagaaactagggtatgtaaacttttgaacagggtcatttgggtagtttgggttgtgatcatgcttttgaaagagtgaacacagaatattgctaataaatatcttaagccagtcactagccatgagtgaaaaaaaaggttttgtgtaatccttcatattttgtgagaaattgcagagaaagcgtttattctgctggggtatgtaaacatatgagcacaactgtatatatggacacttgttttaatgacaaaatgctTAAGTACCAGCCACTACTTGAATCAATCATGAATATGGGGTATAACGGCAAGTtaattgttcttgtgtttggaagCCTTGGACATGTACATAAATGcttccctgtgtgacgatccaaataaaagtactaaactctctctctctctgtgtgtgtgtgtgtgtgtgtgtgtgtttgtgtgtgtgtgtgtgtgtgtgtgtgtgtgtgtgtgtgtgtgtgtgtgtgtgtgtgtgtgtgtgtgtgtgtgtgtgtgtgtgtgtgtttgtgtgcgtgtgttttgcggAAAGCAGAGGCCCCACAGTAGCAGCACTTGCCTgtaggggcctcacaacagcCTCACTGACGATCGAGGATGTATATTAAACCcagggtagagagtgtgtgtgaatgtggtgtggactctgtgcaggagggtcattgtgtctccagagatgctgtagaaggccagatttcctgccctgtgatccacatacactcctattctggagctggccactagagggagtttagtggGTTTATAATTGTGCCAGAAATTGGAGTATGAGCTGAAGAGGTACagactccaggactgatcattatatCCAAACAAACACTGAACACgctctcctttcctgctgatgcttttatatgacactgctataccaaccgctccactcctctcaacctcccagtagcagcgtgccgacacaccctctctacacagcacctggcACTGCTcttcaaatctgtctggatgatcaggatatgactggggggcctcatctctcctcgccaccctcctgttcccctcagacagatggagggttctgtgtgctgtgtttggatccagagtgaagcgACAGGAATCTGATGGCGGAGAAGACAGGAAAATAGTTTTTAgttctgatagtgtgtgtgtgtgtgtgtgtgtgtgtgtgtgtgtgtgtgtgtgtgtgtgtgtgtgtgtgtgtgtgtgtgtgtgtgtgtgtgtgtgcatgtgtcacaactcacactgtaagaagtcctctctggtcactggttcagcgaTAAGAGCCTGgtcatcagacactgagacagaaaacattGGTCAAGATATATGCATGGGCACCACAACAATATTGCTCTACTTTCAATCAGAGCAGTGAAGATCACTTGACAAAAGTGAGAAGACAAAGTGACACCATTGTTTCCCATACAAAGAGAAAACTAAGGCGGGCCgccaaatttggccgccatagtttcagAATCTCCTCACCATTGGTTTTGTCCCAATTCACCCTGAAGTAGAAATGAGACAACGAGCACTGAACCGTTAATTTTGCAAGACAGCAAGGAAAAGCTCCAGCAGAAATAGTGTAAGAGGAATGAGGTTCGGTTtagctaatatttcaggtaagcaacaGCACCAAACATTATATGCTGTGATACTGTTGCCACCGATCGCGTGCCCTAAACGCCAGAAATGTAAGCTACCTGtaaaacaggggtccccaaacttttttctctgggggccacattatcgttcctgactgtgatcaggggccaggatcaatcatgtgggctttatagccataatttctagcacaaaatagttcagcattacaagcaaaagaagtgagtacttcacatgtctttcaatttgaaataccacaggtattcgttTTCTAgtatgtaaaaatagcaaggaaaggttagaaaaatatggtgattgacagtttatgagtgatacaatagaaatgctaGGCCCGTTTTTATTACAATGAGATATAATAGCTTTGAAAACTCTGTCTTCAGGTATTTCTTAATCCAGTCTTGACTTAGCCTCACTGCACTGGCTCACATCCAGAATTGATGTCAAGATCCTTCCAGTGATTTTACTGATTATAGTATGGCTACTACAGTGCTGTGGAGGCTGTTGGAGGTCCTCAGTagtgaccaaagaaactcaagagaaagaacaatctcttggcggggaatgcattggccacggtgtagtacgggggcgttgcctgaggacacgagtggatggaaaattaactcccttgcgcatggtcattggtcagtgggtgcgatggatgccattttcgtactcccttgcacatggtcagtgggggcgacaccatgatggataatttgtggccaagtaacggcagctgttggtcagcagtaattgctgggggtaattaaggacagctgacagacattcacgctgtcctatgacctgttccacagtgaataacatttccgtactcccctcgccatcatttcctactacgctgttatgacgtgagtaagccctcttgtctcaagcctctttggtagtGCCTTACTGCTTGGTGGCAGGGCAACTTTACTTCAAGACTTACTGCTTGGTGGCAGGGCACCTTTACTTCAAGACTTACTGCTTGGTGGCAGGGCACCTTTACTTCAAGACTTACTGCTTGGTGGCAGGGCACCTTTACTTCAAGACTTACTGCTTGGTGGCAGGGCACCTTTACTTCAAGACTTACTGCTTGGTGGCAGGGCACCTTTACTTCATGACTTACTGCTTGGTGGCAGGGCACCTTTACTTCAAGACTTACTGCTTGGTGGCAGGAGATCCTTACTGTGTGctcttctgactgggagttcaggatcaggatctgcagaccaacacagacacacattcacccacacgcATCATCCTGTGAGGTCTGGGCTGTAAGTGTTTTGATCTACTATTATTCTTCAGTTATGTAATCTACAGTACCTACGTCTAAGAAGACAATTGTGATCTGAATTATGTAAAACCATTCACACAtatagtgatgtgtgtgtgtgtgtgtgtgtgtgtgtgtgtgtgtgtgtgtgtgtgtgtgtgtgtgtgtgtgtgtgtgtgtgtgtgtgtgtgtgtgtgtgtgtgtgtgtgtgtgtgtgtgtgtgtgtgtgtgatgaggactCACATTGTATGCTCTGGATGATCTGGACATTTGTAACTGcttcaggatttaaaaaaaaaaaaaaaaacatcaaatggaAATGTCCCATCTTAAACGGCAAattggaaataataataattcttatTTTTTgtcaaacctgctgcagatatcttgactatttcctgcttgaagactgactctaatttctcctccagctgcatcttcagtgcagacacagatttcttcaggggctccaaggagaagttttggctgaaggtcacgctggttgaaattgtgctgtaaggTCTCCCGGTGATGGAcacaatgttctgcacagagaaacacagacactaGGGTGAGGTAGACCTACATGAACCCTTGATCAGCAGGACATTAACAGGGCTGTATCGCCACTGTGTTCAGCCATGTTTTGAACCCTCTAAAAAGTAATAttgtctaccttgaggaaatggatgggatcctgtgtctgtgaaagctgcttcatctcagcctctgtcctcttcagctcagcaatctcctgctccaaacgcttcaggagtccttcagctcgactcacctcagccttctcctgagctctgatcagctctgtcacctcagagcaccttctctcaatggagcggatcatctcagcaAACATCCTCTCATTTTCcttcactgctgtctgtgcactgGACTGAgaggacacagacacaaaaacaaaaacaaagacacagacacacatacgcatggaATTAGTTATTTtttcaaataattaaaaaaaaagaaaaacaattgtgCCACACAATTCACAatggcagtgtgagtggagggtcatagagaaacacacagtgtgagtggagggttGCAAGTTTGCTCTgtgctcaagtggaggggaatgtattgcatatgtagtgtagcctaccttttggcagtagacAAATGactaaaaaaatattgctgcagaTTGTCtactcctctggtcagttctcaccttgagagtctccacagccttcctcagctcctgcagctccttctccttcaactgcatGATCTGCTGGCATCTTGTCTGGTTCTTCCCCAAACCATCCTGAACCACCAGGAATCAAACAGATGGTGAGTTGATAGTGTATTTCTGAGGGAGCTGTAGGTTGCATTGTAGAGTGAGGTGAAGTGGCAGCGACTATTCACAACAGTTGATACAACGTTATCTCAGCAagacattaaaggaacagtccacccatttttgattttcacatatttgcagtatctccaagcattattcattaatgtgcatataattttcttctcagtgttttcagtaggctacttagattggatcagaattattagtatagcttagcataatcactggaagtaaatgggaacgttagcatcaagccacacgtGATCACAGGACTGTTAGGCTACAtacattttaaagtagtttataattacatttgcaaatgttttgcttgttcccatagacttgcattgctaaaattaatttggctatactgttaaagtaggcaatgcaaacacatagacaaacatgatatgtaggcctacattcatgaaatactgcaaatatgtgaacatttaaaaaagaaaatggtggactgttcctttaaacaggAGACAGACTAGAAGAACCTATTTGTCAGGACggaagctataggcctactgaagttAACCTGTCAATGTTTTACTGAATGTCAGACATTGAACCCTTTCATCTAATAAACACACTCTTGTGTGCATCCAAGAAGTCCAAAGAAAAGACGTATTACTTAAGCTGTAGGTTATGAAGGCGTGCATGAGGGATACACAAGTATGCTTTTATTTCCACTtcttacctttttatgactccactctgccATAGCCGTGACCGTGTCGtggcctttatgatcgtccaCCGTACAT encodes:
- the LOC134465341 gene encoding tripartite motif-containing protein 16-like; translated protein: MASNQDIFMCPICLDLLKHPVTLNCGHNFCLDCIGACWDKEEVKGVYSCPQCRETFTPRPVLKKNHVFSELVDQMRKSRIQTAAAVECAAGPGDVACDVCTGRKLKAVKSCLECLVSYCDTHLKVHDEVNPGRSHTIVDATGQLQERICPHHKKVFEIFCRTDQSCICYLCTVDDHKGHDTVTAMAEWSHKKDGLGKNQTRCQQIMQLKEKELQELRKAVETSSAQTAVKENERMFAEMIRSIERRCSEVTELIRAQEKAEVSRAEGLLKRLEQEIAELKRTEAEMKQLSQTQDPIHFLKNIVSITGRPYSTISTSVTFSQNFSLEPLKKSVSALKMQLEEKLESVFKQEIVKISAAAVTNVQIIQSIQYPDPELPVRRAHSKDLLPPSMSDDQALIAEPVTREDFLQYSCRFTLDPNTAHRTLHLSEGNRRVARRDEAPQSYPDHPDRFEEQCQVLCREGVSARCYWEVERSGAVGIAVSYKSISRKGERVQCLFGYNDQSWSLYLFSSYSNFWHNYKPTKLPLVASSRIGVYVDHRAGNLAFYSISGDTMTLLHRVHTTFTHTLYPGFNIHPRSSVRLL